From a single Anas acuta chromosome 30, bAnaAcu1.1, whole genome shotgun sequence genomic region:
- the LOC137846082 gene encoding deleted in malignant brain tumors 1 protein-like isoform X2, with product MGMPSGLHPSPRYPWGRNQPTCSGAKSVGILLLMVCLWGTASPDPEGLRLVDGPGRCAGRVEVLHNGTWGTVCDDNWSVHEGQVVCRQLGCGMVLSVSKGARHGEGMGQIWLDDVNCTGTEAALSECQARPWGQHNCHHVEDASVECSDSRTSELGKLQLLNGPNRCAGRVEVLHDHMWGTVCDDGWDLMDATVVCRQLGCGTALMATKGAHYGRGQDPIWLDEVNCTGTEATIFDCKARAWGVNNCYHGEDAGVVCSASGVSISAELRLANGTTRCNGRVEVFHNATWAALCDDGWGLAEAQVVCRQLGCGTALLAPGGSHFGQGSGQMWPGSVNCTGAETALFACKMRPWSNSTHHPRTSAGVVCAEGDQVRLVNYGSRCAGRVEIFHNKQWGTVCDDNWDLLDANVVCRQLGCGRALSAPGWAQFGQGTGVIWLDETNCTGFEYALSTCWARQWGINNCYHGEDAGVVCSDALIPEPARLRLVNGFHRCAGRVEVFQDEEWGAVCDHGWDKKDAEVVCRQLGCGTALSASGEIHLGAGSLHTWLDNVSCEGTEQSLMKCRASQLGKSSCSHGKYANVVCSGSAVSSLAPVRLVDGPGRCAGRVEVFHNEQWGTVCDDSWEFPDAAVVCRQLDCGVVISAPRRAYFGQGQGPIWLDDVNCTGTEAALSECKLKGWAVHSCDHDEDASVVCSGSGISDLGELRLVNGSDKCSGRLEVFHDQRWGTVCADGWDLAEAHVVCRQLGCGAARSATDSSQFGKGPDLLWVDAVQCTGTERALFECKVKLWGAQNCKSRGYASVVCSVAVGQCGCRPGQPRSPAVGEWSQPLLRAGGGVPQLAVGHHL from the exons ATGGGGATGCCAAGTGGTCTCCATCCCTCCCCCAGGTACCCCTGGGGCAGAAACCAACCCACCTGCTCCGGAGCCAAGAGCGTGGGGATCCTCCTCCTGATGGTGTGTCTTTGGG gcacagcctcCCCAGATCCAGAGGGGCTTCGTCTGGTGGACGGCCCCGGCCGCTGCGCTGGGCGAGTGGAGGTGCTCCACAATGGGACATGGGGGACAGTGTGCGATGACAACTGGAGCGTCCATGAGGGACAGGTCGTGTGCCgccagctgggctgtgggatggTGCTGTCCGTCTCAAAGGGGGCTCGGCACGGAGAAGGTATGGGCCAGATCTGGCTGGACGATGTGAACTGCACGGGGACGGAGGCTGCCCTCTCCGAATGCCAGGCCAGGCCGTGGGGACAGCACAACTGCCACCACGTGGAAGATGCCAGCGTTGAGTGCTCAG ACTCCAGGACCTCGGAGTTGGgcaagctgcagctgctcaaTGGCCCCAACCGCTGCGCGGGGAGAGTGGAGGTGCTCCATGACCACATGTGGGGCACTGTCTGCGATGATGGCTGGGACCTCATGGATGCCACTGTGGTGTGCCGGCAGCTGGGCTGCGGGACGGCGCTGATGGCCACCAAGGGGGCTCACTATGGGAGAGGCCAGGACCCCATCTGGTTGGATGAGGTGAACTGCACGGGCACAGAGGCCACCATCTTCGACTGCAAGGCCCGTGCATGGGGGGTCAACAACTGCTACCACGGCGAGGATGCTGGTGTGGTGTGTTCAG CCTCAGGAGTGTCCATCTCAGCGGAGCTCCGCCTGGCCAACGGTACAACGCGCTGCAATGGAAGGGTCGAGGTCTTCCACAATGCCACCTGGGCAGCCCTCTGCGATGACGGCTGGGGGCTGGCTGAGGCTCAAGTggtgtgcaggcagctgggctgcgggACAGCGCTGTTGGCTCCCGGTGGGTCTCATTTTGGGCAAGGATCAGGACAGATGTGGCCGGGCAGTGTGAACTGCACGGGAGCAGAAACTGCCCTCTTTGCTTGCAAGATGAGACCCTGGAGCAACAGCACGCATCATCCTCGGACATCAGCTGGCGTGGTGTGTGCAG AGGGTGACCAGGTCCGGCTGGTGAACTACGGGAGCCGCTGCGCTGGAAGGGTTGAGATCTTTCACAACAAGCAGTGGGGAACTGTGTGTGATGACAACTGGGATTTGCTGGATGCCAACGTggtgtgcaggcagctgggctgtgggagaGCCCTCTCAGCCCCTGGATGGGCTCAGTTTGGGCAAGGGACTGGCGTCATCTGGCTGGATGAGACGAATTGCACGGGGTTTGAGTATGCCCTGTCTACCTGCTGGGCCAGGCAGTGGGGCATCAATAATTGCTACCATGGGGAAGATGCTGGTGTGGTGTGCTCAG ATGCGCTCATCCCCGAGCCCGCTCGTCTCCGACTGGTGAACGGCTTTCACCGCTGTGCTGGCCGAGTGGAGGTGTTTCAGGATGAGGAGTGGGGAGCTGTGTGTGACCATGGCTGGGATAAGAAGGATGCCGAGGTCGTGTGccggcagctgggctgtgggacaGCGCTGTCAGCCTCGGGGGAAATTCACCTGGGTGCTGGATCTCTCCACACGTGGCTGGACAACGTGAGCTGCGAGGGGACTGAACAATCCCTTATGAAATGCAGGGCAAGCCAATTGggaaaaagcagctgcagccatgggAAATACGCCAACGTGGTGTGCTCAG GCTCTGCTGTTTCCAGCCTTGCCCCAGTCCGGCTGGTGGATGGCCCAGGCCGTTGTGCTGGGAGAGTGGAAGTGTTCCACAACGAGCAATGGGGAACCGTGTGTGATGACAGCTGGGAGTTCCCAGATGCTGCGGTGGTGTGCCGGCAGCTGGACTGTGGGGTGGTTATTTCGGCCCCACGGAGGGCTTACTTTGGCCAGGGACAGGGCCCCATCTGGCTGGACGACGTGAACTGCACGGGGACGGaggctgctctttctgaatgCAAGCTCAAGGGATGGGCTGTCCACAGCTGTGATCATGATGAAGATGCCAGCGTGGTGTGCTCAG GATCAGGCATTTCCGACCTTGGAGAGCTCCGCCTTGTGAATGGCTCAGACAAATGCTCGGGGAGACTTGAGGTTTTTCATGACCAGCGCTGGGGGACTGTCTGTGCTGACGGCTGGGACCTGGCTGAAGCCCATGTggtgtgcaggcagctgggctgtggggcagcacGCTCGGCCACGGACTCATCCCAGTTTGGGAAAGGACCTGACCTGCTCTGGGTGGATGCTGTGCAGTGCACTGGGACGGAGCGAGCCCTCTTCGAATGCAAGGTCAAGctctggggagcccagaactgcaagTCTAGGGGATATGCAAGTGTCGTGTGCTCTGTGGCCGTAGGTCAGTGTGG ATGCAGACCTGGGCAGCCCAGAAGCCCTGCGGTTGGTGAATGGTCCCAACCGCTGCTCAGGGCGGGTGGAGGTGTTCCACAGCTGGCAGTGGGGCACCATCTGTGA